One Kineococcus aurantiacus genomic window carries:
- the ngcE gene encoding N-acetylglucosamine/diacetylchitobiose ABC transporter substrate-binding protein, with amino-acid sequence MSESTPVQRRRFLGLALAGTLLPAATAACAASGGGDEPADAGPTGQVSDDNPFGVADGTAVEAVIFDGGYGTDYVSAVAATYADLHGGAEVTVAPSTQIAQELQPRFVGGNPPDLLDNSGANAIGLATIAAQLEDLTPLTEAKNTDGEVIADTLYPGMLTDGTYDGRLVQLNYVLTVYGLWYSKSLFDANGWKAPTTWDDALALGAAAKSAGKYLFCWGKEAASYYLTLAVESAIKEGGDEVRVALGNLEANAWSHPAVQAVFAKMAQAVQSGYFRPGGAGTQFTAAQAQWSQAQEAVLYPSGSWIENEMKSQTAEGFQMTGCPAPSVTAGAALPATAFHASAGEPFVVPSQAKNKAGGMEVLRLMLSKEGASNFAETKLSSTIVKGTVPADAFGSTALASQIAMLDAAGEDTFTFNFNDVYGFTSQNNVLWNGFLSGQLDVAGLTSGLQQQFDQTREDSSIVKVQVK; translated from the coding sequence GTGAGCGAGTCCACCCCCGTGCAGCGCCGCCGATTCCTCGGGCTGGCCCTGGCCGGCACCCTGCTGCCCGCCGCCACCGCGGCGTGCGCGGCCTCCGGCGGCGGCGACGAGCCCGCCGACGCCGGACCCACCGGGCAGGTCAGCGACGACAACCCCTTCGGCGTCGCCGACGGCACGGCCGTCGAGGCCGTCATCTTCGACGGCGGGTACGGCACCGACTACGTCTCGGCCGTCGCCGCCACCTACGCCGACCTGCACGGCGGGGCGGAGGTCACCGTCGCCCCCTCCACCCAGATCGCCCAGGAGCTGCAGCCCCGGTTCGTCGGCGGCAACCCCCCGGACCTGCTGGACAACTCCGGCGCGAACGCCATCGGGCTGGCCACCATCGCCGCCCAGCTGGAGGACCTCACGCCCCTGACGGAGGCGAAGAACACCGACGGCGAGGTCATCGCCGACACCCTCTACCCGGGCATGCTGACCGACGGCACCTACGACGGCCGTCTCGTGCAGCTCAACTACGTGCTCACCGTCTACGGGCTCTGGTACTCCAAGTCGCTGTTCGACGCCAACGGCTGGAAGGCCCCCACGACGTGGGACGACGCCCTCGCCCTGGGCGCGGCGGCGAAGTCGGCCGGCAAGTACCTGTTCTGCTGGGGCAAGGAGGCCGCGTCCTACTACCTCACCCTGGCCGTCGAGTCGGCGATCAAGGAGGGCGGCGACGAGGTCCGGGTCGCGCTGGGCAACCTCGAGGCGAACGCCTGGAGCCACCCCGCGGTGCAGGCGGTGTTCGCCAAGATGGCCCAGGCCGTGCAGTCCGGGTACTTCCGCCCCGGCGGCGCCGGGACGCAGTTCACCGCCGCCCAGGCCCAGTGGAGCCAGGCCCAGGAGGCGGTCCTGTACCCCTCGGGGTCGTGGATCGAGAACGAGATGAAGTCCCAGACGGCCGAGGGCTTCCAGATGACCGGCTGCCCGGCGCCGTCGGTGACCGCGGGCGCGGCCCTGCCCGCGACGGCCTTCCACGCCAGCGCCGGGGAACCCTTCGTCGTCCCCAGCCAGGCGAAGAACAAGGCCGGCGGCATGGAGGTGCTGCGGCTCATGCTGTCCAAGGAGGGCGCGTCGAACTTCGCCGAGACGAAGCTGTCGTCCACCATCGTCAAGGGCACCGTGCCCGCCGACGCCTTCGGCTCGACCGCGCTGGCCTCCCAGATCGCCATGCTGGACGCGGCGGGGGAGGACACCTTCACGTTCAACTTCAACGACGTCTACGGCTTCACCAGCCAGAACAACGTCCTGTGGAACGGCTTCCTGTCCGGCCAGCTCGACGTCGCGGGCCTGACGAGCGGGCTCCAGCAGCAGTTCGACCAGACCCGCGAGGACAGCAGCATCGTCAAGGTCCAGGTCAAGTGA
- a CDS encoding sugar isomerase domain-containing protein translates to MPVPTFSDHVGRFEREVTDRIGRLSALATGGGLNEAVELLADCVEGGGIVHAFGTGHSEAFAMEIAGRAGGLIPTNKVALRDAVLLGGHEIAELTGEPPLERDPRIAEDVFATVVRDPRDVFVIASNSGVNGSVVGLALLAKQHGHRVVAVTSLEHTNAVEPKHPSGKRLAEIADVVLDNLAPYGDATLEGVTDVAVGAVSSLTAAYLAQLLTIGTVTALAARGKETPLYVSANVPGGHDRNLTIEARYGDRLRRSA, encoded by the coding sequence ATGCCTGTGCCCACCTTCAGCGACCACGTCGGACGGTTCGAGCGCGAGGTGACCGACCGCATCGGCCGGTTGTCCGCGCTCGCCACCGGGGGCGGTCTGAACGAGGCCGTGGAACTGCTCGCCGACTGCGTCGAGGGGGGCGGCATCGTGCACGCGTTCGGCACCGGGCACTCCGAGGCCTTCGCCATGGAGATCGCAGGCCGGGCCGGCGGCCTCATCCCGACGAACAAGGTGGCCCTGCGCGACGCGGTGCTCCTCGGCGGCCACGAGATCGCCGAGCTCACCGGCGAACCCCCGCTGGAACGGGACCCCCGCATCGCCGAGGACGTGTTCGCCACGGTGGTCCGCGACCCCCGCGACGTGTTCGTCATCGCCTCCAACTCCGGGGTGAACGGTTCGGTCGTCGGGCTGGCCCTGCTCGCCAAGCAGCACGGCCACCGCGTCGTGGCCGTGACCAGCCTGGAGCACACGAACGCCGTGGAACCCAAGCACCCCAGCGGAAAGCGGCTCGCCGAGATCGCCGACGTGGTCCTCGACAACCTCGCCCCGTACGGCGACGCCACCCTCGAGGGCGTCACCGACGTGGCCGTGGGGGCGGTCTCCTCGCTCACCGCGGCCTACCTCGCGCAGCTGCTGACCATCGGCACCGTCACGGCCCTGGCCGCGCGGGGGAAGGAGACGCCCCTGTACGTCTCGGCCAACGTCCCCGGCGGCCACGACCGGAACCTGACCATCGAAGCCCGGTACGGCGACCGCCTGCGTCGCAGTGCCTGA